A genomic window from Gossypium hirsutum isolate 1008001.06 chromosome D12, Gossypium_hirsutum_v2.1, whole genome shotgun sequence includes:
- the LOC107945222 gene encoding sulfiredoxin, chloroplastic/mitochondrial isoform X1 has translation MARFVLRLPTGNLRSFSVHSSSNGAPPGSGSQNGGPMILELPLDKIRRPLMRTRSNDPNKVQELMDSIRQIGLQVPVTLSFWFLVCFQSMCLKLMEFTMVSLVVIGMKLTSALDSQQSVAKFDEEPKKLSGIIFVEWKYMLIQCISQL, from the exons ATGGCCAGATTTGTTCTGCGACTGCCCACCGGCAACTTGAGAAGCTTCTCCGTTCATTCTTCGTCAAACG GGGCTCCTCCGGGTAGTGGCTCACAAAATGGGGGGCCAATGATCTTGGAGCTTCCACTTGATAAGATTAGGAGACCCCTAATGCGCACCAGATCAAATGATCCTAACAAAGTCCAGGAACTCATGGACAGCATTCGACAAATTGGACTTCAAGTGCCTGTAACCCTTTCTTTTTGGTTTCTTGTTTGCTTTCA ATCGATGTGCTTGAAGTTGATGGAGTTTACTATG GTTTCTCTGGTTGTCATCGGTATGAAGCTCACCAGCGCCTTGGACTCCCAACAATCCGTTGCAAAGTTCGACGAGGAACCAAAGAAACTCTCAG GCATCATCTTCGTTGAATGGAAGTATATGCTCATACAGTGCATTTCACAACTTTGA
- the LOC107945222 gene encoding sulfiredoxin, chloroplastic/mitochondrial isoform X2, translated as MARFVLRLPTGNLRSFSVHSSSNGAPPGSGSQNGGPMILELPLDKIRRPLMRTRSNDPNKVQELMDSIRQIGLQVPIDVLEVDGVYYGFSGCHRYEAHQRLGLPTIRCKVRRGTKETLRHHLR; from the exons ATGGCCAGATTTGTTCTGCGACTGCCCACCGGCAACTTGAGAAGCTTCTCCGTTCATTCTTCGTCAAACG GGGCTCCTCCGGGTAGTGGCTCACAAAATGGGGGGCCAATGATCTTGGAGCTTCCACTTGATAAGATTAGGAGACCCCTAATGCGCACCAGATCAAATGATCCTAACAAAGTCCAGGAACTCATGGACAGCATTCGACAAATTGGACTTCAAGTGCCT ATCGATGTGCTTGAAGTTGATGGAGTTTACTATG GTTTCTCTGGTTGTCATCGGTATGAAGCTCACCAGCGCCTTGGACTCCCAACAATCCGTTGCAAAGTTCGACGAGGAACCAAAGAAACTCTCAG GCATCATCTTCGTTGA